The Amylolactobacillus amylophilus DSM 20533 = JCM 1125 genome contains a region encoding:
- the yycH gene encoding two-component system activity regulator YycH produces MKFSNVIIRVGLIVTVLLSIVLSFIIWSNNQSFDNRSDRTKNVVVSKDASTAINNAYLPTEVLYRDNNDRMMQIYDKTRNIPLELSKKFGKISLSNVSSYSRNPNRYTAMLANSKYLQLVYPDKVTLGTFAKVSKIAGKITKEKRLINRIFVPISGKGKLYFGDDETSKLYITDISSNPIKGLQQIINTANQKIKVELRRVGTEYTPFYTEDTQVGVYSYLITKQSENFFVSKLLGVTNVDSKESSGIATYSTGPYQKVIVNRDKNIFSYSNFDDNTVPRNTAQLFEQSSSYLLKSGLTVKDMRYFENKDNTLSYRYYFEGLPVFLESDNSAAISIGYSSSVTIMIFKNIIFQIPIPVDGRTSTIPATETLVKEINEKGVHDNEIQRIELGLKLVHDKENTDLVDLVPTMYFKIFGEWKDAQSWLQSDIAFARRTADEVK; encoded by the coding sequence ATGAAGTTTAGTAACGTTATAATTAGGGTTGGTCTCATTGTTACTGTTCTATTGAGTATCGTACTCTCATTTATTATTTGGTCGAATAACCAGAGCTTCGATAACCGGTCCGACAGGACGAAGAACGTGGTTGTTTCAAAGGATGCTAGCACAGCAATTAATAATGCTTATTTACCCACCGAGGTTTTATATCGTGATAATAATGATAGAATGATGCAAATCTATGATAAAACACGGAATATTCCACTCGAACTCTCGAAAAAATTTGGTAAGATAAGTCTCTCGAATGTCTCAAGTTATTCCCGGAATCCTAATCGTTACACGGCAATGCTGGCTAATAGCAAGTATCTTCAGTTGGTCTATCCCGATAAAGTGACTTTAGGGACTTTTGCCAAAGTTTCTAAGATAGCCGGTAAAATTACAAAAGAGAAGCGCCTGATAAATAGAATATTTGTTCCGATTAGCGGTAAGGGAAAGCTTTATTTTGGTGATGATGAGACTAGTAAACTGTATATAACTGACATATCTAGTAATCCTATCAAGGGACTGCAGCAGATTATTAATACCGCAAATCAAAAAATTAAGGTAGAATTACGCCGAGTTGGTACAGAATATACACCGTTTTATACGGAGGATACTCAGGTTGGCGTGTACAGTTACCTCATTACTAAACAGTCTGAGAATTTCTTTGTTTCGAAATTATTGGGCGTTACGAACGTTGATAGTAAAGAGAGCTCGGGGATTGCAACATATAGTACTGGACCGTATCAAAAAGTTATTGTAAATCGTGATAAAAATATTTTTTCTTACAGTAATTTTGATGACAATACCGTTCCAAGGAATACGGCTCAGTTGTTCGAGCAAAGTTCATCTTACCTACTCAAATCGGGCTTAACCGTCAAGGATATGCGCTATTTCGAGAATAAGGATAATACCCTCTCATATAGATACTATTTTGAAGGGCTACCAGTGTTCTTAGAGTCGGATAACTCGGCTGCAATTAGCATTGGTTACTCGAGCAGCGTTACTATCATGATCTTCAAAAATATCATATTTCAGATACCGATTCCTGTCGATGGTAGGACCAGCACTATTCCAGCAACTGAGACTCTGGTGAAGGAGATTAATGAAAAAGGTGTCCATGATAATGAGATTCAACGGATTGAGCTCGGACTAAAGTTAGTTCATGATAAAGAAAATACTGACTTGGTAGATTTAGTACCAACAATGTATTTCAAGATATTTGGTGAATGGAAAGATGCTCAATCTTGGTTACAAAGCGACATTGCTTTTGCCAGAAGAACAGCGGATGAGGTGAAATAA
- the walK gene encoding cell wall metabolism sensor histidine kinase WalK: MNNKLKLFQSINFKVAMVFILLLLATIEIIGAYFTRQLEQNSIDSFETSVQVPSIITSQISAQIEQKDKKSANQSISSILNDYDNSQISDIEVVDNDGVIRAVSNINYTDRVGQKTASADIKSSSYTGRETTKFVRDNGVTYLVKISPLAARNGNSTNGVIYIRASMEQVFKDVKSTTITFLTASLVAAILGSILSLVISRAITRPIDEMKKQAIRMASGDYSGQVRVYSHDELGQLAMAVNNLSVRVEEAQEVSESERRRLDNVLTHMTDGVIATDRHGNVTIINDMALSFLNKEEGEVIGESITDLLGLSAQMTTQDLMSNQQELIIGINEGTARELILHANFSLIQRVTGFVSGLICVLYDVTEQQKNEREQRQFVSNVSHELRTPLTSLRSYVEALNDGAWKDPEIAPKFLQVTQGETERMIRMINDLLSLSRLDQGTARMELEWVNLNEFFGYILDRFDMMIKNTNEDDANQKKYSIKREFASRELWVEIDPDKMTQVLDNIMNNAIKYSPDGGVITTRLLQTHNHVIMSISDQGLGIPRKDLNKIFDRFYRVDQARSRQQGGTGLGLAISKEVVEAHHGRIWADSAEDRGSTFYISLPFEPISDGGEWDEV; encoded by the coding sequence ATGAATAATAAACTAAAGCTTTTTCAATCTATTAACTTCAAAGTAGCGATGGTCTTCATCCTCCTTTTATTAGCAACTATTGAAATAATTGGGGCCTATTTCACACGTCAACTTGAACAGAATAGTATTGATTCGTTCGAAACATCAGTCCAAGTTCCATCGATTATTACGTCACAGATTTCTGCACAAATTGAGCAAAAGGATAAGAAATCAGCTAATCAGTCAATTTCTTCAATACTGAATGACTATGATAATTCACAAATATCAGATATTGAAGTTGTAGACAATGACGGCGTAATTAGGGCCGTTAGTAATATCAACTATACGGACAGAGTGGGCCAAAAAACGGCTAGTGCAGACATCAAATCCTCTAGCTATACTGGCAGAGAAACGACAAAGTTTGTCCGTGATAATGGTGTTACATACTTGGTGAAAATAAGTCCACTTGCAGCCAGAAATGGTAACAGCACAAATGGTGTCATCTACATCAGAGCAAGTATGGAGCAGGTGTTCAAGGATGTTAAAAGCACAACGATTACCTTCCTAACAGCTTCGCTAGTCGCTGCAATCCTGGGATCAATCCTATCTCTAGTTATTTCCCGGGCAATAACTCGGCCAATTGATGAAATGAAGAAACAAGCTATTCGGATGGCCAGTGGCGATTATTCCGGTCAGGTTCGGGTCTATTCGCACGATGAACTTGGTCAACTTGCCATGGCGGTTAATAATCTATCGGTCAGGGTCGAGGAGGCTCAAGAAGTCTCTGAGTCTGAGAGAAGACGTTTGGATAACGTGCTAACGCACATGACAGATGGTGTTATTGCAACTGATAGACATGGGAACGTGACCATAATTAACGACATGGCTTTGAGCTTCCTCAATAAGGAGGAGGGTGAGGTGATTGGCGAGTCAATTACCGATCTACTTGGGTTATCTGCGCAGATGACCACGCAAGATTTGATGTCTAATCAGCAGGAATTGATAATCGGAATCAATGAGGGAACCGCACGCGAGCTCATTCTCCACGCCAATTTCTCTCTAATCCAACGTGTGACCGGATTTGTCTCGGGTCTCATTTGTGTGTTATATGATGTGACTGAACAACAAAAGAATGAACGTGAGCAACGCCAATTCGTTTCGAATGTCTCACACGAGTTACGGACGCCACTCACTAGTCTGAGAAGTTATGTCGAGGCCTTAAATGATGGTGCGTGGAAAGACCCTGAAATTGCACCAAAGTTTCTGCAGGTAACCCAGGGCGAAACAGAGCGGATGATTCGGATGATTAACGACCTTTTAAGCCTTTCAAGGCTTGATCAGGGAACTGCACGAATGGAGCTTGAGTGGGTCAATCTAAACGAGTTCTTTGGTTATATCCTCGACCGGTTCGATATGATGATTAAGAACACAAATGAAGATGATGCTAACCAAAAGAAGTACAGTATTAAGAGAGAGTTTGCTTCTAGGGAACTGTGGGTTGAAATAGACCCTGATAAAATGACTCAAGTACTTGATAACATCATGAATAACGCAATTAAGTACTCACCAGATGGCGGAGTAATCACAACAAGGTTACTTCAGACCCACAATCACGTGATTATGAGTATCTCCGATCAAGGATTGGGGATACCAAGAAAGGATCTCAACAAGATTTTTGATCGCTTTTATCGGGTTGATCAAGCTCGTTCGCGGCAACAAGGCGGTACTGGTTTGGGATTGGCAATTTCAAAAGAAGTTGTTGAAGCGCACCATGGTCGTATTTGGGCGGATAGCGCTGAGGATCGTGGTTCTACTTTTTATATCTCATTACCGTTTGAACCAATAAGTGATGGGGGTGAATGGGATGAAGTTTAG
- the yycF gene encoding response regulator YycF, with product MAKKILVVDDEKPISDIIKFNLTKEGFEVETAYDGEEAVEKVESYNPDLLILDLMLPKKDGLEVAREVRKTHDLPIIMVTAKDTEIDKVLGLEMGADDYVTKPFSNRELVARVKANLRRREITENTTDKSKENIEVGDLVIMPDAYVVSKKGSKIELTHREFELLHYLARHLGQVMTREHLLQTVWSYDYFGDVRTVDVTVRRLREKIEDNPSQPELLVTRRGVGYYMKNPEED from the coding sequence ATGGCCAAAAAGATTTTAGTAGTGGATGACGAAAAGCCAATCTCAGATATTATCAAGTTCAATCTTACCAAAGAAGGATTCGAAGTTGAGACAGCGTACGACGGTGAGGAAGCAGTAGAGAAGGTAGAATCATATAATCCTGATTTATTAATTCTTGACTTAATGTTACCGAAAAAGGATGGACTAGAGGTTGCGCGTGAGGTTCGTAAGACTCACGACTTACCAATCATTATGGTTACGGCCAAAGACACCGAAATCGACAAGGTACTCGGGCTAGAGATGGGCGCAGATGACTATGTGACGAAACCATTCTCGAATAGGGAGTTGGTTGCCAGAGTCAAAGCCAACCTGAGAAGAAGAGAAATAACTGAAAATACAACTGACAAAAGCAAGGAAAATATTGAGGTCGGTGACTTAGTGATTATGCCCGATGCCTACGTAGTCTCCAAGAAGGGTTCAAAAATAGAGCTCACGCACCGAGAATTTGAGCTCTTGCATTATTTAGCTCGACATCTAGGCCAGGTTATGACGCGAGAACATTTATTGCAAACTGTTTGGAGCTACGACTACTTTGGCGATGTCAGGACGGTTGATGTAACTGTTAGACGTTTAAGGGAGAAGATAGAAGATAATCCTAGTCAGCCTGAACTGTTGGTTACAAGACGTGGTGTCGGCTATTATATGAAAAATCCAGAGGAAGATTAG
- a CDS encoding Gfo/Idh/MocA family protein, whose protein sequence is MLKIGVLGLGNIAQKAYLPVFSGIQDQAEFYLSSRNETKLKSLQAKYRFPHVTTNMDELLEVGLDAVFIHTPTATHYTIIKKFLTAGINVYVDKPVSEDLLEVDELYKLAEQHDVQLTAGFNRRFAPYNQQIRQITGKQLITVEKTRVSAHQPVQEAIYDLFIHVVDTALFLANITTFKPTEANFSYQINADAAGILTNCSMTLKLDGLTVLAKMNMQSGVDHETATIESSKGIATVTDLETLTKDSASGQLSSSLAGWTPMLTRRGFEPLINEFIHSLSDRAYDNPVSPASSVLSHQLCQLMLDGTVS, encoded by the coding sequence ATGTTAAAAATCGGCGTACTAGGACTAGGTAATATCGCGCAAAAGGCCTACCTACCAGTCTTTTCCGGAATTCAGGATCAGGCAGAGTTCTATCTAAGCAGTAGAAATGAAACGAAATTAAAATCATTACAGGCAAAATATCGATTTCCGCACGTAACAACGAATATGGACGAGCTACTGGAAGTTGGGCTTGATGCCGTTTTTATTCATACTCCTACTGCCACGCATTACACGATCATCAAAAAATTCCTCACCGCTGGAATCAACGTCTACGTAGATAAACCGGTTAGTGAGGATTTATTAGAGGTAGACGAGCTCTACAAATTGGCGGAACAACATGATGTCCAGCTGACAGCTGGCTTTAATCGTCGCTTTGCTCCCTACAATCAGCAAATTAGACAAATAACCGGCAAACAGCTCATTACAGTTGAAAAAACACGTGTCTCAGCTCACCAGCCTGTTCAAGAGGCAATATACGACCTCTTCATCCACGTCGTTGATACTGCGCTTTTTCTCGCCAATATCACCACCTTCAAGCCGACCGAAGCCAACTTCAGCTATCAGATCAACGCTGACGCTGCCGGTATTTTAACAAATTGCAGTATGACACTTAAGCTGGACGGTCTCACTGTCCTAGCAAAAATGAATATGCAATCGGGTGTTGACCATGAGACAGCCACAATCGAGTCGAGCAAGGGAATTGCCACCGTTACTGATCTAGAGACGCTCACCAAAGATTCCGCGAGTGGTCAGCTGTCCAGCTCGCTAGCCGGATGGACGCCAATGCTCACCAGACGTGGCTTCGAACCACTGATTAATGAATTTATCCATTCACTATCTGATCGAGCCTATGATAACCCGGTTTCACCTGCATCCAGTGTGCTCTCGCATCAACTATGTCAATTGATGCTTGACGGAACTGTCAGCTAA
- a CDS encoding glycosyltransferase family 8 protein translates to MIIIKTINIMHAADENYATQLCVAINSIVEHNSPETHINFYIIDKNLSSKTKSTISVITQELHSVEYITLDFDLCKDFPVRNHINETSYYRIIATKTLREKGLDRVLYLDVDILAQVDLTPLFECDLEGAVVGGIPDPVEENHLARLDVPLELAEQNKYINSGILLIDLNRWEEEQINEQIINFLDKKPHLVKFHDQDGLNAVVTGKVKLLNPRWNQQTAHSNHPDKVKHPAIIHFTTHEKPWHASLHHPYADLYHEYLARVLEKVATAHRDAIHVVSAVNPPFIKTLSVLYRSLLEHNGSDAHIILHVLMDHLSTSDRQELEQTIAPFNAELNFIDVDESKLVNCVESARILKLAYYRILIPELIPEAHRAIYLDCDVLCKTDISELWNIDLEGKPLAAVEDAGFHLRLEAMGIDFESQKYFNSGILVMDLDKWREESITDQVLDFIKNNPEKLKFHDQDALNAVLHDNWKELPQRWNAQTNVIVNRITPLCPIRKKDYIDARKNPKLIHFCGHIKPWHKETNHPYAVEYEQYVSKIGENSLSAQP, encoded by the coding sequence GTGATTATTATCAAAACAATAAATATAATGCACGCGGCGGACGAAAATTATGCCACACAACTCTGTGTTGCGATTAATTCTATTGTTGAGCACAATAGTCCTGAGACACACATCAACTTTTACATTATTGATAAAAATCTTAGTTCAAAGACAAAATCTACAATCTCCGTCATCACGCAGGAACTTCATTCTGTTGAATACATTACTTTAGACTTTGACCTGTGCAAAGATTTTCCAGTGAGAAACCATATCAACGAAACGTCCTATTATCGAATCATTGCGACCAAGACGCTACGAGAAAAGGGCCTCGACCGTGTACTTTACCTGGACGTAGACATACTTGCTCAAGTTGACCTCACCCCCCTCTTCGAATGTGATTTAGAAGGTGCTGTCGTTGGTGGCATTCCAGATCCCGTGGAGGAGAACCACCTAGCACGCCTCGACGTGCCGTTAGAGTTAGCAGAGCAAAATAAGTATATCAACTCAGGTATCTTATTAATTGACCTTAACCGGTGGGAAGAAGAGCAGATTAACGAACAAATAATCAATTTTCTCGATAAGAAACCACATTTAGTTAAGTTTCACGACCAGGATGGATTAAATGCCGTGGTAACCGGCAAAGTTAAGCTACTCAATCCCCGCTGGAATCAGCAGACTGCCCACAGCAATCATCCGGATAAAGTTAAGCATCCAGCAATCATCCACTTCACCACACACGAGAAGCCTTGGCACGCCTCGCTCCATCACCCTTATGCGGATCTTTATCATGAATACTTGGCACGTGTGCTAGAAAAGGTTGCAACTGCCCATCGAGATGCGATTCACGTCGTATCAGCAGTTAATCCACCTTTTATCAAGACACTCTCGGTTTTATATCGTTCTTTATTGGAACACAACGGCTCAGATGCACATATCATCTTACATGTTTTAATGGACCACCTATCGACCTCTGACAGGCAGGAATTAGAACAGACTATCGCCCCATTTAACGCAGAGCTAAATTTCATCGATGTCGATGAGAGTAAGCTGGTCAACTGCGTCGAGAGCGCTAGAATCCTTAAGCTGGCATACTACAGAATTCTCATTCCTGAGCTGATTCCAGAAGCGCACCGTGCAATCTACCTGGATTGTGATGTCCTATGCAAGACAGACATTAGCGAGCTGTGGAACATTGATTTGGAAGGAAAACCGCTAGCAGCCGTCGAAGATGCAGGATTCCACCTACGTCTCGAAGCGATGGGAATTGATTTTGAGAGTCAGAAATACTTTAACTCTGGTATCTTAGTAATGGACTTAGATAAATGGCGTGAGGAGAGCATTACTGACCAAGTGCTCGACTTCATCAAAAACAATCCGGAAAAACTCAAATTTCATGACCAGGACGCCCTAAATGCCGTACTTCATGATAATTGGAAAGAACTACCACAACGCTGGAACGCCCAAACAAACGTGATTGTTAATCGCATTACACCACTCTGTCCAATCAGAAAAAAGGATTACATAGATGCTAGAAAGAATCCCAAATTGATTCATTTCTGCGGCCATATCAAACCGTGGCATAAGGAAACAAATCACCCATATGCCGTGGAATACGAACAATACGTGTCAAAAATTGGCGAAAACAGCCTCTCAGCTCAGCCCTAA
- a CDS encoding MgtC/SapB family protein, with amino-acid sequence MFIQDMEWLLRVVVAALCGMAIGYERAIQRKSAGIRTHIVVATAAALFMIISKYGFYDILRTQGVDLDPSRVAAQIVSGISFLGAGAILVRKEQISGLTTAAGIWATAAIGTAIGAGMYFVGVSLTLFIVLIQFVFHDDTLLNKFILQVHVHMQIEAENRPDIQQIITQCLEQNDVNSINMRIISITKDVIAIQIDGVTRNNYNQNEVMIGMEKTAGIISVKTISNSK; translated from the coding sequence ATGTTTATACAAGATATGGAATGGCTGCTCCGCGTAGTGGTAGCCGCTTTGTGTGGGATGGCCATCGGTTACGAACGGGCAATTCAACGTAAGAGCGCCGGTATTAGAACTCATATTGTCGTTGCAACGGCAGCCGCCCTTTTCATGATTATTTCTAAGTACGGTTTCTATGATATATTGCGAACTCAGGGGGTTGACCTTGATCCATCACGGGTTGCAGCACAAATAGTCAGTGGGATCTCATTCCTTGGTGCCGGGGCAATTCTTGTTAGAAAAGAGCAGATTAGCGGTTTAACCACAGCTGCCGGAATCTGGGCCACCGCGGCAATTGGTACCGCAATCGGTGCAGGAATGTACTTCGTCGGTGTGTCCCTGACCCTCTTCATTGTACTCATCCAATTTGTTTTCCATGACGATACGCTACTCAACAAGTTTATTTTACAGGTACACGTGCACATGCAAATTGAGGCAGAGAATAGACCAGATATTCAGCAAATAATCACGCAATGCTTGGAACAAAACGATGTTAATTCGATCAACATGCGGATTATATCGATTACAAAAGATGTGATTGCAATCCAAATCGATGGTGTAACTAGAAATAACTATAATCAGAATGAAGTCATGATTGGCATGGAGAAAACAGCGGGAATAATTTCCGTGAAGACAATTAGTAACAGTAAATAA
- a CDS encoding IS3 family transposase: MISQKIRSLTERRRSIHKAQVINSLRPKYPLNELLSELKLPRSTFYDCLKRAKKPDKYTNLKEFILKAFQESDETYGYRRIHREALKAGFKISPNTILRLMGQLKLSVTLYSRHTSGYSSYRGKIGTVNDNLLKQKFDETTPFAVMHTDITQVRLADGTWGYISAVLDQASREILTAVVSKSANKEQLNKTIENLSEKLPMNSNSILHSDQGWQYQTREYQEAIKQLGIVPSMSRKGNCHDNAPIESFFSLMKRERLNRRKLSNFEALVKEVEDYIDWYNNHRISLNKNGLTPVEYRNRAAA, from the coding sequence TTGATATCGCAAAAAATTCGAAGCCTTACTGAGAGAAGAAGATCAATCCACAAAGCACAAGTAATTAACTCATTAAGGCCTAAATATCCGTTGAACGAACTATTAAGTGAGCTTAAGTTACCCAGATCTACTTTCTATGATTGTCTGAAGAGAGCCAAGAAACCTGATAAATACACAAATTTGAAAGAGTTCATTTTAAAGGCATTTCAGGAGTCAGATGAAACATATGGATATCGTAGAATTCATCGAGAAGCTTTAAAAGCAGGATTTAAGATCTCGCCGAATACAATTCTAAGACTAATGGGCCAACTCAAATTGTCCGTCACACTGTATTCAAGACACACAAGCGGTTATTCCTCCTACAGAGGTAAGATTGGTACTGTGAATGATAATCTTCTTAAGCAGAAGTTCGACGAGACGACACCTTTCGCTGTAATGCACACAGATATTACGCAAGTCAGATTAGCAGATGGAACGTGGGGATATATCTCTGCGGTATTAGACCAAGCCAGCAGAGAAATACTTACCGCAGTTGTATCAAAGAGTGCCAACAAGGAACAACTTAATAAGACAATCGAAAATCTATCGGAGAAGTTACCAATGAATAGTAATTCTATTCTGCATTCAGATCAGGGGTGGCAATATCAAACTAGAGAGTACCAAGAAGCAATAAAACAACTGGGAATTGTGCCCAGCATGTCAAGAAAAGGTAATTGCCATGACAATGCACCAATAGAAAGTTTCTTTAGCCTGATGAAACGAGAACGGCTCAATCGCCGCAAGCTTTCAAACTTTGAAGCACTAGTAAAAGAAGTGGAAGATTACATTGATTGGTACAACAATCATCGTATTTCACTAAACAAAAACGGCCTGACTCCGGTTGAATACCGAAATCGAGCCGCTGCTTAA
- a CDS encoding helix-turn-helix domain-containing protein, with protein MTKYSTDLKIEVAKQYLSGKYSYSTLAQMYGIKSLSNIRVWTAKAKAQGFESLRVTHQYKSYSPDEKLAVVDYYRTHDVGVHIVAAKFNISPSQVCSWNKRFEEDGASGLRRQRKGRKPTVTKKSHKNKQDKLSPAEKERLIQENMRLRE; from the coding sequence ATGACTAAATATTCAACTGATTTAAAAATTGAGGTGGCAAAACAATACTTATCAGGTAAGTATTCATATTCAACGCTGGCACAAATGTATGGCATTAAATCTCTTTCTAACATTCGTGTATGGACAGCCAAGGCAAAGGCGCAAGGCTTTGAATCACTACGAGTAACACATCAATATAAATCATATTCTCCGGACGAAAAACTAGCTGTGGTAGACTATTATCGAACTCATGATGTTGGTGTACATATTGTTGCAGCTAAGTTTAATATTAGTCCGTCACAAGTCTGTTCTTGGAATAAGAGATTTGAAGAAGACGGGGCAAGTGGATTGAGACGCCAACGGAAAGGAAGAAAACCCACCGTGACCAAAAAATCCCATAAAAACAAACAGGACAAGCTCAGTCCTGCCGAAAAAGAGAGACTAATTCAAGAGAATATGCGCTTGCGTGAATAA
- a CDS encoding putative holin-like toxin, which translates to MLAFGTFIVALIALIVGLIKSQQKNNRLSLKYPIIVRQII; encoded by the coding sequence ATGCTGGCTTTCGGTACTTTTATCGTGGCCTTAATCGCATTAATTGTTGGGCTGATCAAAAGTCAGCAAAAAAATAACCGCCTTAGCTTGAAGTACCCCATAATTGTTAGACAAATAATCTAA
- a CDS encoding GlsB/YeaQ/YmgE family stress response membrane protein encodes MGLIWSLIVGAIIGAIAGAITNRGAAMGWIANIVAGLIGAWIGQGLLGTWGPSLAGMALIPSIIGAIILVLIVSLVVGRTSKK; translated from the coding sequence ATGGGACTTATTTGGTCATTAATCGTCGGGGCAATCATTGGTGCCATTGCTGGCGCAATCACTAACCGTGGTGCTGCTATGGGCTGGATTGCAAACATTGTAGCTGGTTTAATCGGTGCGTGGATTGGTCAAGGGCTCCTTGGCACTTGGGGCCCTTCGTTAGCTGGCATGGCATTGATACCATCGATCATCGGGGCAATTATTTTAGTTCTGATTGTTTCATTAGTTGTTGGTCGAACCAGTAAAAAGTAA
- a CDS encoding GlsB/YeaQ/YmgE family stress response membrane protein encodes MGLIWSLIVGAIIGAIAGAITNRGAAMGWIANIVAGLIGAWIGQGLLGTWGPSLAGMALIPSIIGAIILVLIVSLVVGRTSKK; translated from the coding sequence ATGGGACTTATTTGGTCATTAATCGTTGGGGCAATCATTGGTGCCATTGCTGGCGCAATCACTAACCGTGGTGCTGCTATGGGCTGGATTGCAAACATTGTAGCTGGTTTAATCGGTGCGTGGATTGGTCAAGGGCTCCTTGGCACTTGGGGTCCTTCGTTAGCTGGCATGGCATTGATACCATCGATCATCGGGGCAATTATTTTAGTTCTGATTGTTTCATTAGTTGTTGGTCGAACCAGTAAAAAGTAA
- a CDS encoding GlsB/YeaQ/YmgE family stress response membrane protein encodes MGLIWSLIVGAIIGAIAGAITNRGAAMGWIANIVAGLIGAWIGQGLLGTWGPSLAGMALIPSIIGAIILVLIVSLVVGRTSKK; translated from the coding sequence ATGGGACTTATATGGTCATTAATCGTCGGGGCAATCATTGGTGCCATTGCTGGCGCAATCACTAACCGTGGTGCTGCTATGGGCTGGATTGCAAACATTGTAGCTGGTTTAATCGGTGCGTGGATTGGTCAAGGGCTCCTTGGCACTTGGGGTCCTTCGTTAGCTGGCATGGCATTGATACCATCGATCATCGGGGCAATTATTTTAGTTCTGATTGTTTCATTAGTTGTTGGTCGAACCAGTAAAAAGTAA
- a CDS encoding Asp23/Gls24 family envelope stress response protein — MQNGTPSEKTTTNEKSGVKGNLTFDDKVIQKIIGIALSEVDGLLTVDGGFFANVAEKLVNTSDVTSGIDVEVGKKQVAVDLDIVAEYGIDISKLYDKIKNVIVREVKNMTELEVIEVNVNVVDVKTKEQYEKDSTSLQDRVSDATDKTKEAVSKGAKKSKETLGDSVDKVTSDNKSSRVK; from the coding sequence ATGCAGAATGGAACGCCAAGTGAGAAAACAACAACTAACGAAAAGTCTGGTGTTAAAGGTAATTTAACATTTGATGATAAGGTTATTCAAAAGATCATTGGTATCGCACTTTCTGAAGTAGATGGCTTATTAACCGTAGATGGCGGCTTTTTCGCAAATGTTGCTGAAAAACTAGTTAATACTTCAGATGTCACATCAGGAATTGATGTAGAGGTTGGAAAAAAGCAGGTTGCAGTGGATCTCGACATTGTTGCTGAATACGGCATTGATATTTCTAAACTGTATGACAAGATCAAAAATGTTATCGTTCGGGAAGTAAAGAATATGACCGAATTAGAAGTAATTGAGGTAAATGTGAATGTTGTTGATGTCAAGACAAAGGAGCAATATGAAAAAGATTCGACTTCTCTGCAAGATCGCGTGAGCGATGCCACAGACAAAACGAAGGAAGCCGTCAGTAAGGGCGCAAAGAAATCGAAGGAAACATTAGGTGACAGCGTTGATAAAGTAACGTCTGACAATAAATCTAGTCGTGTTAAGTAA
- a CDS encoding DUF2273 domain-containing protein, with amino-acid sequence MTELIKAYFWPLIGGIMGLLLAVLIITFGFFKTLFVLIFMAIGITAGYYIQKTGILTNVFK; translated from the coding sequence GTGACCGAACTCATTAAAGCCTATTTTTGGCCACTAATTGGTGGAATTATGGGATTGCTCTTAGCGGTCCTTATCATCACTTTTGGATTTTTCAAGACGCTTTTTGTTTTGATTTTTATGGCAATCGGGATTACCGCGGGTTATTATATTCAAAAAACTGGTATCTTAACAAATGTTTTTAAATAA